A genomic segment from Aegilops tauschii subsp. strangulata cultivar AL8/78 chromosome 1, Aet v6.0, whole genome shotgun sequence encodes:
- the LOC120968735 gene encoding uncharacterized protein, whose protein sequence is MDKQKGKASGKEKEKERTLDSIMKRKLPVSGMQKGNGKGNAAATTRLPRKLTNDSSNVPIAELLYRVKKKPPPRRLPGPTGAGVRAGIAVASGSANYYEREATSSQAMEHDKQAEEDHEEVEEDEEEDEEEKDTLFEVPPGVGDKSDSDGFVDSEEEAFEGDDMSEDGLGLGPTPQEQEIVLLSSGEDEARKVQRKSAKKRRGQAPSRSRSRSAVFRAIISHLQHILPSYCEHQDCFEKSHVS, encoded by the exons ATGGACAAGCAAAAGGGGAAGGCGAGtgggaaggagaaggagaaagagAGGACGTTGGACTCCATTATGAAGAGAAAGTTGCCGGTCTCGGGGATGCAGAAGGGGAATGGGAAGGGCAATGCAGCAGCTACTACACGGCTGCCGAGGAAGCTGACAAATGATTCCAGCAATGTCCCAATCGCTGAGTTGTTGTATAGGGTAAAAAAGAAACCTCCGCCTCGACGTCTCCCTGGCCCCACCGGCGCTGGCGTGCGTGCCGGAATCGCCGTTGCCTCCGGCTCCGCAAACTACTATGAGAGGgaggctacatcttcgcag GCAATGGAGCATGATAAGCAAGCGGAGGAGGATCATGAAGAGGTggaagaggatgaggaggaggacgaggaagaGAAAGATACTTTGTTTGAGGTGCCGCCTGGGGTTGGTGACAAATCAGATTCAGATGGGTTTGTGGATAGTGAAGAAGAAGCCTTCGAAGGTGATGACATGTCCGAGGATGGTCTAGGCCTTGGTCCTACGCCTCAAGAGCAAGAAATCGTACTTCTTAGTTCGGGTGAGGATGAAGCAAGAAAAGTGCAACGAAAGAGTGCCAAGAAGCGAAGAGGTCAAGCTCCTTCAAGGTCGAGGTCGAGGTCGGCGGTTTTCAGGGCAATTATATCCCACCTCCAACATATTCTACCCTCATATTGTGAGCATCAAGATTGCTTTGAGAAAAGCCATGTCTCATGA
- the LOC109765647 gene encoding uncharacterized protein, whose protein sequence is MPSWNDEESSDEDINMVSMDPQLFETPDSVVEPTFCGSYTESEPTCMMHHQRPKKMVAFEGALTGRRFLGCPVQQDVGVNCGVVEWVDGPWPEILQRCLTRIWDMYHEQNLGRVNDKQAHEKEVAKLQKEIDFLSNNYSQLVEDVSKLFDYQDGKMSHDMGYTSQAINELNEKKKQLEDQAKIELSMEKMKLAKEQRCILQSQADIIQNMRKAMKEVEGERDLLRQEKKKLEYLIADLLKAGHASKDKLERIKAIMNE, encoded by the exons ATGCCATCCTGGAATGACGAGGAGAGCTCGGACGAGGACATCAACATGGTTTCAATGGATCCTCAGCTCTTT GAAACCCCTGACAGTGTGGTGGAACCAACTTTTTGTGGTTCTTACACTGAATCTGAGCCGACGTGCATGATGCATCATCAGAGGCCGAAGAAGATGGTGGCTTTTGAAGGTGCTTTGACTGGGAGGCGATTCCTGGGTTGTCCTGTGCAGCAG GATGTAGGTGTGAACTGTGGGGTTGTGGAGTGGGTGGATGGTCCTTGGCCAGAGATTCTACAAAGGTGCCTAACCAGGATTTGGGACATGTACCATGAGCAGAACTTGGGAAGGGTGAATGACAAACAAGCTCATGAGAAAGAGGTGGCCAAGCTACAGAAGGAAATTGATTTCCTGTCAAACAACTACAGCCAGTTGGTGGAAGATGTATCCAAGCTATTTGACTATCAAGATGGCAAGATGTCTCATGACATGGGCTATACCAGTCAGGCAATCAATGAACTAAATGAGAAGAAGAAACAACTTGAGGATCAGGCAAAGATTGAGTTAAGTATGGAGAAGATGAAGCTTGCCAAGGAGCAAAGGTGCATTCTTCAAAGCCAAGCAGATATCATTCAGAACATGAGGAAGGCCATGAAGGAAGTGGAGGGGGAGAGGGACCTACTAAGGcaagagaagaagaagctggAGTATCTGATTGCTGATCTGCTCAAGGCTGGGCATGCCAGCAAAGATAAACTGGAGAGGATCAAGGCAATTATGAATGAGTGA
- the LOC141026599 gene encoding uncharacterized protein → MKLLCWNIRGFGFTGRRRQLIEYLRQEEIDIVGLQETIHQDFSMHELQGLSRHQFAWQWLPSTGQSGGIFLGVREDVFSVEDMDRGEFFLSMSVTDRRVHFSWEVIFVYGPADHARSAGFLAEPKNKVERCTTPVVVAGDFNLISWASDKSSPNVDRVRMRLFNDCIADLALRHEGLGANLGADLRARKGALLDQIKVLDDLDDGQGLCPDGWLRRYALESSLMDIYKSEELFWQRRGGQNWLLKGDANTAYFQAIANGRRRKCAIPFLWDGDVLLESLEDISTHIYSFYKELFSAEPRGGVSLCADFWPLADQVSDAENADLTLPVFPEERMTAPWLRNSVKRLVRYFQLGASAATPLLQCSDRAGRPP, encoded by the exons ATGAAGCTTCTATGTTGGAACATCAGGGGATTCGGCTTCACTGGCCGGAGGCGTCAGCTCATCGAGTATTTGCGCCAGGAGGAGATTGACATTGTGGGCTTGCAAGAGACGATTCACCAAGACTTTAGTATGCATGAGCTCCAGGGGCTGTCCCGCCACCAGTTTGCCTGGCAGTGGTTGCCTTCTACGGGGCAGTCTGGCGGCATTTTCCTTGGAGTCCGGGAGGATGTTTTCTCGGTTGAGGATATGGACCGAGGGGAATTCTTCCTGAGCATGTCCGTTACTGACCGACGAGTCCACTTCAGCTGGGAGGTGATTTTTGTCTATGGTCCTGCGGATCATGCTCGCTCTGCTGGCTTCCTCGCCGAGCCTAAAAATAAGGTGGAGAGGTGCACCACGCCGGTGGTGGTGGCCGGTGACTTCAACCTCATTAGCTGGGCTTCTGATAAAAGCTCACCTAATGTTGATCGGGTCCGCATGCGTCTATTTAACGACTGCATTGCGGACCTTGCACTCC GCCATGAAGGGCTGGGGGCGAACCTTGGTGCTGATCTCCGGGCCCGTAAAGGGGCCTTGCTGGATCAGATTAAGGTTTTGGATGACCTTGATGATGGGCAGGGCTTGTGTCCTGACGGCTGGCTTAGGAGATACGCCCTCGAGTCCTCGCTCATGGACATTTATAAGAGTGAGGAGCTCTTCTGGCAGCGTCGAGGGGGCCAGAACTGGCTCCTTAAGGGGGATGCGAACACTGCCTACTTCCAGGCGATTGCTAATGGTCGCAGGCGGAAATGTGCCATCCCTTTCCTTTGGGACGGGGATGTTCTTCTGGAAAGCCTAGAGGACATCTCCACCCATATTTACTCCTTCTATAAGGAGCTATTCTCGGCTGAGCCACGCGGAGGCGTCTCTCTCTGCGCTGACTTCTGGCCGCTTGCTGACCAGGTCTCCGATGCGGAGAATGCGGATCTTACTCTCCCAGTCTTCCCTGAGGAG AGGATGACCGCTCCATGGCTCAGGAATAGCGTCAAGCGGCTGGTGAGGTACTTCCAGCTCGGCGCCTCCGCTGCTACTCCTCTCCTCCAGTGCAGCGACCGCGCCGGAAGGCCGCCATAG